In Aestuariibaculum lutulentum, one DNA window encodes the following:
- the mutL gene encoding DNA mismatch repair endonuclease MutL translates to MADIIQLLPDHVANQIAAGEVVQRPASVVKELLENAIDAGATTIKLIIKDAGKTLVQVIDDGKGMSATDARLSFERHATSKIRNAEDLFQLNTKGFRGEALASIAAIAHVELRTRQEDDDVGTGILIEGSKVVAQDVVVTPPGTSISVKNLFFNIPARRNFLKSNNVELRHVLDEFHRVALAHPEISFAMYNNGSETFNLPIGNYRQRIVNIFGSRTNEKLVPVTENTEVLQVTGFVGKPKFAKKTRNEQYFFVNDRFIKSAYLNHAINAAFDGLLKNGTNPSYFLKLTVDPQSIDINIHPTKTEIKFDDEHTLYALLRSAVKHSLGQFNIAPILDFDRDASLDTPYELEKKPVKNPTIEVDRDYNPFKEEVNSIVRAIAQKSDQALTWESFSRDLGVGISDSDIYKKANSEFIPSPESELRHVYVDEQEEEEEEYDDEETYEEEAPQQEYVSPQPQNFNHVKFEAEEKTISAFTEDNKVEQKQTTYQLHNKYIVSTIKSGMLLIDQNKAHQRILYEKFLRQMTVRNVVSQQLLFPLELHFSNQEMQVIRDLKSDLEHTGFIFAKMQAGLVEITGVPVSVPESEVSIILEQLISDVENEVPDSSFSATDLMAKSMAKSLAIKTGQALEKEEQEHLVNQLFACKEPSVSPANRTTFITMTVDELDKKFI, encoded by the coding sequence ATGGCAGATATTATACAACTTTTACCCGATCATGTTGCAAACCAGATAGCCGCAGGAGAAGTTGTACAACGCCCCGCTTCTGTTGTAAAAGAGTTGTTAGAAAATGCCATTGATGCTGGTGCTACAACTATAAAACTTATTATAAAAGACGCAGGGAAAACGCTTGTACAGGTTATAGACGATGGTAAGGGTATGAGTGCTACCGATGCCCGGTTAAGTTTCGAGCGTCATGCGACTTCTAAAATACGTAATGCTGAAGATTTATTTCAGTTAAACACCAAAGGGTTTCGTGGTGAAGCCTTAGCCAGTATTGCTGCTATTGCTCATGTCGAGTTAAGAACCAGACAGGAAGACGACGATGTTGGTACAGGTATCCTTATTGAAGGAAGTAAAGTGGTTGCTCAGGATGTGGTAGTAACCCCTCCGGGAACCTCCATATCAGTTAAAAATTTATTTTTCAATATTCCGGCACGCCGAAATTTTTTAAAATCAAATAATGTTGAGTTACGCCATGTATTAGACGAATTTCATCGTGTGGCTTTGGCGCATCCCGAGATTAGTTTTGCCATGTATAATAATGGCAGTGAAACTTTTAATTTACCTATTGGAAACTATAGGCAACGTATAGTTAATATTTTTGGTAGCCGTACCAATGAAAAATTAGTGCCGGTTACAGAAAACACCGAAGTATTGCAGGTGACCGGATTTGTCGGAAAACCTAAGTTTGCCAAAAAAACACGTAACGAACAGTACTTTTTTGTTAACGATCGTTTTATTAAAAGTGCTTATTTAAATCATGCGATTAATGCTGCGTTCGATGGCTTGCTAAAAAACGGAACAAACCCGAGTTACTTTTTAAAGTTAACAGTCGATCCGCAGTCTATTGATATTAATATTCACCCGACAAAAACAGAGATTAAGTTTGATGACGAGCATACCTTGTATGCTTTGTTACGTTCGGCGGTGAAGCATAGTTTGGGACAGTTTAATATTGCTCCGATTTTAGATTTCGATCGCGATGCGAGTTTAGATACCCCATACGAGTTAGAAAAAAAACCGGTAAAGAACCCAACTATTGAAGTCGACCGTGACTACAATCCGTTTAAAGAAGAGGTTAATTCTATTGTTAGGGCCATTGCTCAAAAAAGTGATCAGGCTTTAACCTGGGAAAGTTTTTCGAGAGATTTGGGTGTAGGTATTTCAGATAGTGATATTTATAAAAAGGCGAATTCTGAATTTATTCCATCTCCGGAATCTGAATTAAGACATGTATATGTTGACGAACAGGAAGAGGAGGAAGAAGAGTATGATGATGAAGAAACTTATGAAGAAGAGGCGCCGCAACAGGAATATGTGAGTCCGCAACCTCAAAATTTTAATCACGTAAAATTTGAAGCCGAAGAAAAAACAATCTCTGCTTTTACCGAAGATAATAAGGTAGAACAGAAGCAAACTACGTATCAGCTTCACAATAAATACATTGTAAGTACCATAAAATCGGGTATGCTTCTTATAGACCAAAATAAGGCGCATCAACGTATATTGTATGAAAAGTTTTTACGTCAAATGACGGTAAGGAATGTTGTTAGTCAGCAATTGTTATTTCCGTTAGAACTTCATTTTTCAAATCAGGAAATGCAGGTTATTCGCGATTTAAAAAGTGATTTGGAGCATACCGGATTCATCTTCGCAAAGATGCAGGCTGGATTGGTTGAAATTACTGGTGTACCTGTAAGTGTGCCTGAAAGTGAGGTATCTATCATTTTAGAGCAGCTTATTAGTGATGTTGAAAATGAAGTGCCCGATAGTAGTTTTAGTGCTACCGATTTAATGGCAAAATCGATGGCCAAGAGTCTAGCCATTAAAACCGGACAAGCTTTGGAAAAAGAAGAACAAGAGCATTTGGTGAATCAGTTGTTTGCCTGTAAAGAACCAAGTGTATCACCAGCTAATCGTACCACATTTATAACCATGACTGTGGATGAGTTAGACAAAAAATTTATATAA
- a CDS encoding rhomboid family intramembrane serine protease, translating into MMRISESVKHLIIINVIMFIGTMTIANGVFYDWFALYFPKNEMFKPWQIVTHMFMHGGISHILFNMFALWMFGTPVEKVLGSKRFLFIYFSAGLGAVLLQLGFYYVEFIPSFNDLIASGLTTDQIIHMLQENKVLSSVTNQQLADLQSVFPVYNGSMVGASGCIMGILAAFGMMNPNAELMMIFLPIPIKAKYFIPGIIILDLISGLSGNSIFGQGNVAHFAHVGGAVIGFIIMWYWKKNQFNQNRWY; encoded by the coding sequence ATGATGCGAATTTCAGAAAGTGTAAAACATTTAATCATAATCAACGTGATTATGTTTATAGGAACCATGACTATTGCTAATGGTGTATTTTATGATTGGTTTGCTTTATATTTTCCGAAAAACGAGATGTTTAAGCCCTGGCAAATTGTAACGCATATGTTTATGCATGGCGGCATTTCGCACATCTTATTCAATATGTTTGCGCTTTGGATGTTTGGTACACCTGTAGAGAAAGTTTTAGGAAGTAAGCGTTTTTTGTTTATTTATTTTTCAGCGGGACTTGGGGCTGTATTACTGCAATTAGGCTTTTATTACGTTGAATTTATTCCAAGTTTTAACGATTTAATTGCTTCCGGTTTAACTACAGATCAAATAATTCATATGCTTCAGGAAAATAAAGTGTTGAGTAGTGTAACTAATCAGCAATTAGCCGATTTACAAAGTGTTTTTCCTGTTTATAATGGCAGTATGGTTGGGGCTTCAGGATGTATTATGGGGATTCTTGCTGCCTTTGGTATGATGAATCCAAATGCCGAGCTGATGATGATATTTTTACCTATTCCTATAAAAGCGAAGTATTTTATTCCCGGAATTATTATCTTAGATTTAATATCTGGTTTGTCAGGTAATTCCATATTTGGTCAAGGTAATGTCGCTCACTTTGCACACGTAGGAGGCGCTGTTATTGGGTTTATTATTATGTGGTACTGGAAAAAAAATCAGTTTAACCAAAACCGCTGGTATTAA
- a CDS encoding rhomboid family protein, which translates to MSLLDDVKYKLARLNVLEKIIATNVVVFVIGLLLRKYLVWFELPSNFESFIVRPWSIITYAFLHYDPLHILFNMLWLYVIGQMFLNLFSSKMAINIYFLGAMSGGMLFLLGYSLFPGFFGTNSTLVGASAAVRALLIFICAYMPNQDMRFFTFNIKLWYVGVAIVILDVFGLFGMNAGGNLAHLGGALLGYFYAKQLVKGNDIGRGFESLIGMFSNVKLSKKGPLKTVHKNKSKVGGYTKADFNEFNTQKKIDVILDKISKSGYDSLTAEEKEFLFRAGK; encoded by the coding sequence ATGAGTCTTCTGGATGATGTAAAATATAAGCTGGCACGACTTAATGTGCTGGAGAAAATAATAGCCACAAATGTGGTTGTTTTTGTTATCGGTTTATTGCTTCGAAAATATTTGGTATGGTTCGAGCTGCCAAGTAATTTTGAAAGCTTTATCGTGAGACCGTGGTCTATTATTACGTATGCTTTTTTACATTACGATCCGTTGCATATTTTATTTAATATGCTTTGGCTTTATGTTATTGGTCAGATGTTTTTAAACCTATTCAGCTCTAAAATGGCGATAAACATTTACTTTTTAGGAGCTATGAGTGGCGGAATGTTGTTTCTATTAGGTTATTCCTTATTTCCAGGTTTCTTCGGAACAAATTCAACATTGGTTGGAGCTTCTGCAGCTGTAAGAGCATTGCTTATTTTTATATGTGCTTATATGCCTAATCAGGATATGCGCTTTTTTACTTTCAATATTAAGTTATGGTATGTTGGTGTAGCCATTGTAATTTTGGATGTGTTTGGCTTATTCGGAATGAATGCCGGTGGTAATCTGGCACATTTAGGAGGTGCTTTATTAGGTTATTTTTATGCCAAGCAGCTTGTTAAAGGTAATGATATTGGTCGTGGATTTGAAAGCTTAATAGGTATGTTTTCTAATGTAAAACTGTCTAAAAAGGGACCTTTAAAAACGGTTCATAAAAATAAAAGTAAAGTAGGAGGGTATACTAAAGCCGATTTTAACGAGTTTAATACACAGAAGAAAATAGATGTTATTCTCGATAAAATAAGTAAAAGTGGTTACGATAGTCTTACAGCCGAAGAAAAAGAGTTTTTATTTAGAGCAGGTAAATAA
- a CDS encoding endonuclease/exonuclease/phosphatase family protein, which yields MKNLSAINKLIYLINAIMALVLLFSYALPFLPPKTFAVLSVLNLGVPFLVLCNVLFLLYWVLRLKKQLILSLFVLAIGYFCFGSLYKFAASKKIETPNNFKVMNYNVRLFNLFEWIPETDVDTKLIDFVKEEAPAILCIQDYHPRKNNDLAFFKYRYEHLSGKKIKHGQAIFSQYPIINSGSVEFPNTSNNAIFADVVKGKDTLRIYNVHLESLRIETKLESLKNEDSERLINRIGTTFKKQQSQTEMLLNHKAQCHYKMIICGDFNNTAYSYVYRKIKGELNDTFEEAGNGFGRTYDFQFFPVRIDYIFSDDAFTVNGFRSYNEHYSDHYPIMATLALNE from the coding sequence ATGAAAAACCTTAGCGCTATCAATAAGCTTATTTATCTTATTAATGCTATCATGGCGTTGGTACTTTTGTTTTCTTATGCGCTTCCTTTTTTACCTCCAAAAACGTTCGCTGTATTATCAGTTCTTAATTTAGGAGTCCCTTTTTTAGTATTATGTAATGTGTTATTCTTGTTGTATTGGGTATTAAGACTGAAAAAGCAACTTATTTTATCGCTTTTTGTTTTAGCCATTGGGTATTTCTGTTTTGGGTCTTTATATAAGTTTGCAGCTTCTAAAAAGATTGAAACCCCAAATAATTTTAAAGTTATGAATTACAACGTGAGGTTGTTTAATTTATTTGAATGGATTCCCGAAACAGATGTCGACACAAAACTAATTGATTTTGTAAAAGAAGAAGCACCAGCCATCTTGTGTATTCAGGATTATCACCCACGAAAAAACAACGATTTGGCTTTTTTTAAGTATAGGTACGAACATCTTTCAGGAAAAAAAATAAAGCACGGACAAGCCATTTTTTCGCAATATCCTATTATTAATTCAGGTTCAGTGGAATTTCCGAATACATCAAACAATGCCATTTTTGCCGATGTTGTAAAGGGAAAAGATACGCTTAGAATTTATAATGTTCATTTGGAATCTTTACGTATTGAAACGAAATTAGAAAGCTTAAAAAATGAAGATTCCGAGCGTTTAATTAATCGTATAGGTACGACGTTTAAAAAGCAGCAATCACAGACTGAAATGCTTTTAAATCACAAGGCACAATGTCATTACAAAATGATTATTTGTGGCGATTTTAATAATACTGCATATTCCTATGTTTATCGAAAAATTAAAGGAGAATTAAACGATACATTCGAAGAGGCCGGAAATGGTTTTGGGCGTACTTACGATTTTCAGTTTTTTCCTGTGAGGATCGATTATATCTTTTCGGATGATGCCTTTACTGTAAATGGTTTCAGGTCGTATAACGAGCATTATTCAGATCACTACCCAATTATGGCGACACTTGCGCTTAATGAATAA
- a CDS encoding DUF6122 family protein, with protein sequence MLQFIAHYGCHVLLPFAVALIWYKPLWIKAYLIMLAGFLIDIDHVLATPIFSPGRCSINFHPLHSYYAIVLYVLLLFPKKTRLIGLGLAIHIIADLVDCSFM encoded by the coding sequence ATGCTTCAATTCATTGCACATTACGGTTGCCATGTGCTTTTACCTTTTGCAGTTGCTTTAATCTGGTATAAACCACTATGGATAAAAGCTTATCTTATTATGCTTGCCGGATTTTTAATAGATATTGACCACGTATTGGCTACACCTATATTTAGTCCTGGGCGTTGCAGTATCAATTTTCACCCTCTGCACAGTTATTACGCAATTGTATTGTATGTGTTGTTATTATTTCCGAAGAAAACCCGTTTAATTGGCTTAGGATTAGCAATACATATTATTGCCGATCTGGTAGATTGCTCCTTTATGTAA
- a CDS encoding WbqC family protein — MNIIIHPTYFPSIAHFVAIAQAEQVTIEVDDNFLKQTYRNRAYIYGANGKQTLNIPVIHTQKNRQKYKDVKIFNEDNWQSNHWKSLISAYRTSPFFEYYEDEIKPLFETKADSILDFNLKCFEVICDCLQLDIEQMKTEVFQKEVDGDTTDYRYLVHAKKEQEQPFEPYTQVFDDKHGFIPNLSILDLLFNEGPNALTYLENQTLAPL; from the coding sequence ATGAACATTATCATTCACCCTACATATTTTCCAAGTATTGCACACTTTGTTGCCATCGCTCAAGCGGAACAAGTAACTATAGAAGTTGATGATAATTTCTTAAAGCAAACCTACCGAAACCGTGCTTATATTTACGGTGCAAATGGCAAGCAAACCTTGAATATTCCTGTTATTCACACCCAGAAAAACAGACAAAAATATAAAGATGTAAAGATTTTCAATGAAGACAACTGGCAAAGTAATCATTGGAAATCTTTAATATCGGCCTACAGAACCTCTCCTTTTTTCGAGTATTACGAAGACGAGATCAAACCTCTTTTTGAAACTAAAGCTGACTCCATTTTAGATTTTAACCTAAAATGTTTCGAAGTGATTTGTGATTGTTTACAATTGGACATAGAACAGATGAAAACGGAAGTGTTTCAAAAAGAAGTTGATGGTGATACGACTGATTATAGGTATTTAGTTCACGCTAAAAAAGAACAGGAACAGCCTTTTGAACCCTACACTCAGGTATTTGATGATAAACACGGATTTATACCTAATTTGAGTATTCTTGATTTACTTTTTAACGAAGGACCAAATGCTCTAACCTATCTCGAAAATCAAACCTTAGCACCTCTATAA
- the lepB gene encoding signal peptidase I, whose protein sequence is MTLMQWFIFILIIQVIHGLGTWKLYIKAGRQAWEAFIPVYNAVTLMKIINRPWWWTILLFLPIVNLIMFPVIWVETARSFGKNSTTDTILAVVTLGFYNYYLNYAATVEYIEDRSLKPTTGAGDWISSILFAIVAATIVHTYFIQPFTIPSSSLEKSLLVGDFLFVSKFHYGARIPMTTVAAPMVHDTIPGLKKKSYLFNDHFEDRKTSWENKLQLPYLRIPGFEDIERNDIVVFNQPADTLLDMNNFHPDRNYYKPIDKKTNLVKRCVGVAGDTLEIRDGFVFINGVQNQLPDRAHLQFSYLVQPKSTQFNPAVLKERYDITDGFGIINNQNTYYFSAISDEALAKFKDNPNVLSITPNKKPKGERDASIFPHDPNYNWNVDNFGPVIIPEKGKSIALNIENLPIYKRAISEYEGNEVTVKGNQILINGEAITSYTFKQNYYWMMGDNRHNSIDSRFWGFVPFDHVVGKPVFIWMSWDGKSPRWDRFFTTVSGEGKATSFLIPFLILLAGYYAFSKWRAHKKANA, encoded by the coding sequence ATGACATTAATGCAATGGTTTATTTTCATCTTGATTATTCAGGTGATTCACGGATTAGGAACTTGGAAACTTTATATTAAAGCAGGACGACAAGCCTGGGAAGCTTTTATTCCGGTTTATAACGCCGTGACTTTAATGAAAATAATAAACCGCCCTTGGTGGTGGACCATTTTATTGTTTTTACCTATTGTTAATTTAATTATGTTCCCGGTAATCTGGGTAGAGACAGCTAGAAGCTTCGGTAAAAATTCTACAACAGACACGATTTTAGCCGTTGTAACTTTAGGCTTTTATAACTATTACCTAAATTATGCAGCAACTGTTGAGTATATTGAAGATCGTAGTTTAAAACCAACTACGGGTGCAGGCGATTGGATAAGTTCTATTTTATTTGCCATTGTTGCTGCTACTATCGTCCATACGTATTTTATCCAACCGTTTACGATTCCATCGTCGTCGTTAGAAAAATCGTTATTGGTTGGGGACTTCTTGTTTGTTAGTAAGTTTCATTATGGTGCACGTATCCCAATGACAACCGTTGCAGCTCCTATGGTACATGATACCATTCCTGGACTTAAAAAGAAATCATACTTATTTAATGATCATTTTGAAGACAGAAAAACGTCTTGGGAAAATAAATTACAGTTACCATATTTACGCATTCCAGGTTTCGAGGATATTGAAAGAAACGATATTGTCGTATTCAACCAGCCAGCCGATACGCTTTTGGATATGAACAACTTTCACCCGGACAGAAATTATTATAAGCCAATTGACAAGAAAACAAATTTAGTAAAGCGTTGTGTTGGTGTTGCCGGAGATACTTTAGAAATTCGTGATGGTTTTGTGTTTATTAATGGTGTACAAAACCAATTACCAGACCGCGCGCATTTACAGTTTAGCTACTTAGTTCAACCTAAAAGCACACAGTTTAATCCTGCTGTTTTAAAAGAGCGCTACGATATTACTGATGGCTTTGGGATAATAAACAATCAGAATACGTATTACTTCTCGGCGATTTCAGATGAGGCTTTAGCTAAATTTAAAGACAACCCGAATGTTTTAAGTATCACACCAAATAAAAAGCCAAAAGGCGAACGCGATGCTTCTATTTTCCCTCACGATCCGAATTACAACTGGAATGTCGATAATTTTGGTCCGGTAATTATTCCTGAAAAAGGAAAAAGTATTGCTTTAAACATTGAAAATTTACCAATTTATAAACGAGCTATTAGCGAGTACGAAGGAAACGAAGTGACCGTTAAAGGCAACCAGATTTTAATTAATGGTGAAGCTATAACATCTTATACATTTAAACAAAACTATTACTGGATGATGGGTGATAACCGCCATAACTCTATCGATTCACGTTTCTGGGGCTTTGTACCTTTCGATCACGTGGTTGGTAAACCGGTATTTATCTGGATGAGCTGGGATGGAAAATCACCGCGTTGGGATCGTTTCTTTACTACTGTTAGTGGTGAAGGTAAAGCAACGTCGTTCTTAATTCCGTTTTTAATATTGTTAGCTGGTTATTATGCTTTCAGCAAATGGCGAGCACATAAAAAAGCAAATGCTTAA
- the dapB gene encoding 4-hydroxy-tetrahydrodipicolinate reductase: protein MKIALLGYGKMGKTIEQIAIKRGHEIVLKVDKNDDSYDITQADVAIDFSIPTVAFNNISNCLNNGVPVISGTTGWLQDYDKAVALCKEKNGGFIYASNFSLGVNIFFELNKTLAKMMNNLKEYNVTMEEIHHTQKLDAPSGTAITLAEGIIENHSGYDKWKLDEAAEKSLPIVAKRIEDVPGTHTINYESEVDTITIEHTAHNRQGFALGAVIAAEWIIGKQGVFNMNDVLNIG from the coding sequence ATGAAGATAGCTTTACTTGGTTACGGAAAAATGGGGAAAACCATTGAACAAATTGCTATTAAACGCGGACATGAAATTGTTTTAAAAGTAGACAAGAATGATGATTCTTACGATATTACTCAAGCCGATGTTGCTATAGATTTCAGTATTCCAACGGTAGCTTTTAATAACATTTCCAACTGTTTAAACAACGGTGTTCCGGTTATTTCCGGAACTACTGGATGGTTACAGGATTACGATAAAGCCGTGGCCTTATGTAAAGAAAAAAACGGTGGTTTTATCTATGCATCTAACTTTAGTTTAGGGGTTAACATCTTTTTTGAGCTAAACAAAACATTGGCAAAAATGATGAACAACCTTAAAGAGTATAACGTAACAATGGAAGAAATTCACCATACGCAAAAATTAGATGCACCAAGTGGTACTGCGATTACTCTAGCCGAAGGTATTATTGAAAACCACAGTGGTTATGATAAATGGAAATTAGATGAAGCTGCTGAAAAAAGTCTTCCTATCGTGGCTAAACGTATTGAAGATGTTCCGGGTACACATACTATCAATTATGAAAGTGAAGTAGACACCATCACTATCGAACATACAGCTCACAATCGTCAAGGATTTGCTTTAGGAGCCGTTATTGCTGCCGAGTGGATTATTGGTAAGCAAGGAGTTTTTAACATGAATGATGTGTTAAATATTGGTTAA
- a CDS encoding DUF5683 domain-containing protein — protein sequence MPNKLLITSAIALLFSLCVSAQEKNNKKPELPKEVIVDTLVQLPQEFNPLSPAKAAFYSAVLPGLGQAYNKRYWKIPLVYVGLGTGVYFYINNNKEYNRYRDAYKSRLAGFENDEFYFDSEGNKLDTPRVTTEGLERGQKFYRKNKEISLLVTLGIYALNIIDANVDAHLMQYNIDENLSLAPHYRFNEIDATSNLGLTFNFKF from the coding sequence GTGCCAAATAAACTTTTAATAACAAGCGCAATAGCGCTTTTGTTTAGTTTGTGTGTATCAGCGCAAGAAAAAAACAACAAAAAACCCGAACTTCCCAAAGAAGTCATTGTTGATACTCTTGTGCAATTGCCTCAGGAATTCAATCCCCTATCGCCAGCTAAGGCAGCCTTTTATTCGGCAGTATTGCCTGGTTTAGGTCAGGCCTACAACAAACGCTACTGGAAAATTCCTTTAGTATATGTTGGCTTGGGAACAGGTGTGTATTTTTATATCAACAATAATAAAGAATACAACCGTTATCGAGATGCTTACAAAAGTCGTTTAGCTGGATTTGAAAATGATGAATTTTATTTCGATTCGGAAGGCAACAAACTAGACACACCACGTGTAACCACCGAAGGTTTAGAGCGCGGACAAAAATTCTATAGAAAAAATAAGGAAATTTCACTTTTAGTGACACTGGGCATTTATGCCTTGAATATTATTGATGCTAATGTTGATGCGCATTTAATGCAGTATAACATTGATGAAAATTTATCATTAGCACCACATTACAGATTTAATGAGATTGATGCAACAAGCAATCTCGGCCTAACATTTAATTTTAAATTTTGA
- a CDS encoding ParB/RepB/Spo0J family partition protein produces MAKATKKQALGRGLSALLKDPDNDIQSVQDKGADKVIGNIVELDIDFIEVNPFQPRTNFSEESLRELASSVKELGIIQPITVRKLGFNQYQLVSGERRYRASKLIGLETIPAYIRIANDQESLEMALVENIQRQDLDPIEIALSYQRLIDEINLTQEQMSERVGKKRSTIANYLRLLKLDPIIQTGMRDGFISMGHGRALITIEDQSAQLDIYEKILSNQLSVRNTEELVRNYGETKDVEAAPKKQTETVPTYIKDGIGAFSEYFGHKIDVKVSKNGKGKITIPFHSEEDFNRITKLVKGAK; encoded by the coding sequence ATGGCTAAGGCAACAAAAAAACAAGCTTTAGGAAGAGGATTATCGGCACTTTTAAAAGATCCAGATAACGATATTCAATCGGTACAGGATAAGGGTGCAGATAAAGTGATTGGAAATATTGTTGAATTAGACATCGATTTTATAGAAGTTAACCCGTTTCAGCCACGTACAAACTTTAGTGAAGAATCGCTACGTGAATTAGCTTCTTCTGTAAAGGAATTAGGTATTATTCAGCCTATCACGGTTAGAAAATTAGGCTTTAACCAATACCAGTTGGTTTCGGGAGAGCGTCGTTACAGAGCCTCTAAACTTATTGGTTTAGAAACCATTCCGGCATATATTAGAATTGCCAACGATCAGGAATCGTTAGAGATGGCGCTTGTTGAAAATATTCAACGTCAGGATTTAGACCCTATCGAAATTGCCTTATCGTACCAACGTTTAATTGACGAAATCAACCTGACACAGGAACAAATGAGTGAGCGCGTTGGTAAAAAACGTTCTACCATTGCTAACTACCTGCGTCTTTTAAAACTGGACCCAATCATTCAAACCGGTATGCGTGACGGATTTATATCTATGGGTCACGGTCGTGCTTTAATTACTATTGAAGACCAAAGTGCCCAGTTAGATATTTACGAAAAAATACTATCCAATCAGCTTTCAGTAAGAAATACTGAAGAACTAGTTAGAAATTACGGAGAAACCAAAGACGTTGAGGCAGCTCCAAAAAAACAAACCGAAACTGTACCTACTTACATAAAAGATGGCATTGGCGCTTTTTCTGAATACTTTGGTCATAAAATTGACGTTAAAGTATCTAAAAACGGTAAAGGTAAAATTACCATTCCGTTTCATTCAGAAGAAGATTTCAATCGTATAACAAAATTAGTTAAGGGTGCCAAATAA
- a CDS encoding ParA family protein encodes MGKIIAIANQKGGVGKTTTSINLAASLGVLEKKVLLIDADPQANATSGIGMDVESVEIGTYQLLEHSHAPKEAIIKTDTPNLDIIPAHIDLVAIEIELVDKEQREYMLKKALVDIKNDYDYIIIDCAPSLGLLTLNALTAADSVIIPIQCEYFALEGLGKLLNTIKSVQKIHNKELDIEGLLLTMYDSRLRLSNQVVEEVQKHFNDMVFQTIIQRNVRLSEAPSYGESIINYDAASKGATNYLSLAKEIINKNA; translated from the coding sequence ATGGGTAAAATAATTGCAATTGCTAACCAAAAAGGAGGTGTTGGTAAGACAACAACATCGATCAACTTAGCGGCTTCTCTTGGAGTTTTAGAAAAAAAAGTATTACTTATTGATGCTGATCCTCAAGCAAATGCAACTTCTGGAATTGGAATGGATGTGGAAAGCGTAGAGATTGGAACCTACCAACTTTTAGAGCATTCGCATGCACCTAAGGAAGCTATCATTAAAACCGATACGCCAAATCTTGACATTATTCCTGCACACATCGACCTTGTGGCCATCGAAATTGAGCTTGTTGATAAAGAGCAAAGGGAGTATATGCTTAAAAAAGCCTTGGTTGATATCAAAAATGATTACGATTACATCATTATTGACTGTGCGCCTTCATTAGGTCTGCTTACATTAAACGCACTAACAGCTGCCGATTCTGTAATTATTCCAATTCAGTGTGAGTACTTCGCTTTAGAAGGTTTAGGAAAGCTGTTAAACACAATTAAAAGTGTTCAAAAAATTCACAACAAAGAATTAGACATCGAAGGTTTATTACTTACCATGTACGATTCGCGTTTAAGACTGTCGAATCAGGTTGTTGAAGAAGTTCAGAAGCACTTTAACGATATGGTTTTTCAAACTATTATTCAACGTAATGTACGTTTGAGTGAAGCCCCAAGTTACGGCGAAAGCATAATTAATTACGATGCGGCTAGTAAAGGCGCAACGAATTACTTAAGTTTAGCTAAAGAAATTATTAATAAAAATGCATAA